The following coding sequences are from one Frigoribacterium sp. Leaf415 window:
- a CDS encoding ferritin-like fold-containing protein → MVSWPGRGAKRGVPSLQWPRPVSKPTPAARVELDQFTPDLLVFLGHAAYLELALFETLGRSSAFAPDVRAKETTGRIAETTLARHRGLVAEIERSGHDATESMEPHIAAIDEFRARTEGTDWYEAILADYVAAGLLNDVFVRLAAGLPADHHKRIVAVLKAHDDAPLVVRELSAAIEADPRLASRLALWGRRLVGDTLLVARAAVSASHVSADDERLEPVFTELIAAHTRRMDALGLTA, encoded by the coding sequence GTGGTGTCCTGGCCCGGTCGAGGTGCGAAACGCGGCGTCCCGTCCCTGCAGTGGCCGCGGCCCGTGTCGAAGCCGACCCCCGCGGCGCGGGTCGAGCTCGACCAGTTCACCCCTGACCTGTTGGTCTTCCTGGGGCACGCGGCCTACCTCGAGCTCGCGCTCTTCGAGACTCTCGGACGATCGTCGGCGTTCGCCCCCGACGTCCGTGCGAAGGAGACCACCGGTCGCATCGCCGAGACGACGTTGGCACGACACCGTGGCCTGGTGGCCGAGATCGAACGGTCGGGGCACGACGCCACCGAGTCGATGGAACCCCACATCGCCGCGATCGACGAATTCCGGGCTCGGACCGAAGGCACGGACTGGTACGAGGCGATCCTCGCGGACTACGTCGCGGCGGGCCTGCTCAACGACGTGTTCGTCCGGCTGGCGGCCGGGCTGCCCGCCGACCACCACAAGCGCATCGTGGCGGTGCTCAAGGCCCACGACGACGCACCGCTCGTCGTCCGAGAGCTCTCGGCGGCCATCGAGGCCGACCCGCGCCTGGCGTCTCGGCTGGCCCTCTGGGGGCGCAGGCTGGTGGGCGACACCCTGTTGGTCGCGCGCGCTGCCGTCTCGGCGTCGCACGTGTCGGCGGACGACGAGCGTCTCGAGCCGGTCTTCACCGAACTCATCGCCGCCCACACCCGCCGCATGGACGCCCTCGGGCTCACCGCCTGA
- a CDS encoding DEAD/DEAH box helicase: MTFTDLAIDPDMVDALASKGILEPFPIQTQTIPLALAGQDIIGQAKTGTGKTFGFGLPIIQRIGLDPAPGVKVLVVVPTRELCVQVADDLEVATANRATKIVSIYGGKAYEGQVEQLKAGAQIVVGTPGRLLDLAGQRLLNLKEVQEVVLDEADKMLDLGFLSDIEKIFQQVPATRHTMLFSATMPGPIVALARRFMSKPIHIRATDPDEGLTQANIKHVVYRAHSLDKDEVIARILQAEGRGKTVVFTRTKRAAAKLVEELNDRGFNAAAVHGDLNQEQRERAMAAFKAGKKDILIATDVAARGIDVNDVTHVINHTVPDDHDTYLHRAGRTGRAGKTGIAVTFVDWDDLHKWALINRALDMGQPEPVETYSSSPHLFTDLDIPAGTKGRLRATSLSAVKAGSAGSRERTGGPQGDRDRGRGRGRGDAPVRTSGEPSATGRGAAQASDAAAPADEATGEAPRKRSRNRRRRPAGDSSSQPQG, encoded by the coding sequence TTGACATTCACTGACCTCGCGATCGACCCCGACATGGTCGACGCTCTGGCGTCGAAGGGGATCCTCGAACCTTTCCCCATCCAGACCCAGACCATCCCCCTCGCCCTCGCCGGCCAAGACATCATCGGCCAGGCCAAGACGGGCACCGGCAAGACCTTCGGCTTCGGCCTCCCGATCATCCAGCGCATCGGCCTCGACCCGGCCCCCGGCGTCAAGGTGCTCGTCGTCGTCCCCACCCGCGAACTCTGCGTCCAGGTGGCCGACGACCTCGAGGTCGCCACCGCGAACCGTGCCACCAAGATCGTCAGCATCTACGGCGGCAAGGCCTACGAGGGCCAGGTCGAGCAGCTCAAGGCCGGCGCGCAGATCGTCGTGGGCACCCCCGGGCGCCTCCTCGACCTGGCCGGCCAGCGCCTCCTGAACCTCAAAGAGGTGCAAGAGGTCGTGCTCGACGAGGCCGACAAGATGCTCGACCTGGGCTTCCTCAGCGACATCGAGAAGATCTTCCAGCAGGTTCCGGCCACCCGTCACACCATGTTGTTCTCGGCGACGATGCCCGGCCCCATCGTGGCGCTGGCCCGCCGCTTCATGTCGAAGCCGATCCACATCCGCGCGACCGACCCCGACGAGGGCCTCACGCAGGCGAACATCAAGCACGTCGTCTACCGCGCCCACTCGCTCGACAAGGACGAGGTGATCGCGCGCATCCTCCAGGCCGAGGGTCGTGGCAAGACCGTCGTCTTCACCCGCACCAAGCGCGCGGCCGCCAAGCTCGTCGAAGAGCTGAACGATCGTGGCTTCAACGCGGCCGCCGTCCACGGCGACCTCAACCAAGAGCAGCGCGAGCGCGCCATGGCCGCCTTCAAGGCGGGCAAGAAGGACATCCTGATCGCGACCGACGTCGCGGCCCGCGGCATCGACGTGAACGACGTCACGCACGTGATCAACCACACCGTGCCCGACGACCACGACACGTACCTGCACCGCGCCGGCCGCACCGGCCGTGCGGGCAAGACCGGCATCGCCGTGACGTTCGTCGACTGGGACGACCTGCACAAGTGGGCCCTGATCAACCGGGCCCTCGACATGGGTCAGCCCGAACCGGTCGAGACCTACTCGTCGAGCCCGCACCTCTTCACCGACCTCGACATCCCCGCCGGCACCAAGGGGCGCCTGCGCGCGACCTCCCTGTCGGCGGTCAAGGCGGGTTCGGCCGGCTCGCGCGAGCGCACCGGTGGCCCGCAGGGTGACCGAGACAGGGGTCGCGGTCGCGGTCGCGGCGACGCCCCCGTGCGGACCTCGGGTGAACCCTCGGCCACGGGCCGCGGTGCCGCACAGGCATCCGACGCGGCCGCTCCGGCCGACGAGGCCACGGGTGAGGCCCCGCGCAAGCGCAGCCGCAACCGTCGCCGCCGCCCGGCGGGCGACTCGTCGTCGCAGCCCCAGGGCTGA
- a CDS encoding PHP domain-containing protein: MPTRLVDLHTHSSVSDGTEAPAALIASAVRAGLDTVALTDHDSTAGWSEASAAVAGTGLTLVPGMELSTRLGLNSVHMLGYLFDPAHPGLVAETARLRDSRLHRAERIVERIAADYDLTWGDVLAQASSGATLGRPHIADALVAKGYAPDRSAAFAGILHWRSGYYEPHEAPSPLIGVRLIRDAGGVPVIAHPATRGREPNVSSEGFEALVDAGLLGVEIDHRENTTAGKARLLELARRHDLIVTGSSDYHGDGKPNRLGENTTAPEQLDRIVDAATGWVPVRG, encoded by the coding sequence ATGCCCACGCGCCTGGTCGATCTGCACACTCACTCGAGCGTGTCGGACGGCACCGAGGCGCCCGCCGCGTTGATCGCGTCGGCCGTGCGGGCGGGGCTCGACACCGTCGCCCTGACCGACCACGACAGCACCGCCGGCTGGTCCGAGGCCTCGGCCGCCGTCGCCGGGACGGGGCTCACCCTCGTCCCCGGCATGGAGCTCAGCACCCGGCTCGGCTTGAACAGCGTGCACATGCTCGGCTACCTCTTCGACCCCGCGCACCCGGGTCTGGTCGCCGAGACGGCCCGCCTCCGCGACAGTCGCCTGCACCGCGCCGAGCGCATCGTCGAGCGCATCGCCGCCGACTACGACCTCACCTGGGGCGACGTCCTCGCGCAGGCCAGCTCGGGGGCGACGCTGGGCCGGCCGCACATCGCCGACGCCCTCGTCGCGAAGGGCTACGCACCCGACCGCAGCGCCGCGTTCGCGGGCATCCTGCACTGGCGGTCCGGGTACTACGAACCGCACGAGGCACCCAGCCCCCTGATCGGCGTCCGACTGATCCGCGACGCCGGGGGAGTCCCCGTCATCGCCCACCCCGCGACCCGGGGGCGCGAGCCCAACGTCTCGAGCGAGGGCTTCGAGGCCCTGGTCGACGCCGGCCTGCTCGGCGTCGAGATCGACCACCGCGAGAACACCACGGCGGGCAAGGCGCGACTGCTCGAGCTCGCCCGGCGGCACGACCTCATCGTGACCGGGTCGAGCGACTACCACGGCGACGGCAAGCCCAACCGGCTGGGCGAGAACACCACGGCTCCCGAGCAACTCGACCGGATCGTCGACGCGGCGACCGGGTGGGTGCCCGTCCGGGGCTGA
- a CDS encoding endonuclease/exonuclease/phosphatase family protein — translation MIRRLVALVFVLAVAAVLVAALWPQAVGLQRVFPVAQVVSFRLVAAAVAIVLTVLLLVLGLIARPIRSLTASAAVLLLVFGVLSAGVVTARGLGRTDFVEKTPTDVTVLSWNTLGAATGADAVVALATEVGADVIALPETRQEVGVAVAEAMAAAGKPMWVHTVAYDQIASGRSTTLLISAALGDYQVAVGDDGTTDARTTPVLPTVVATPVSGEGPTIVAAHPVSPTPDHMGQWRAGLGYLADVCRSGDVIMAGDFNATLDHMAGLGSDGGALGACRDAAEATANAGVGTWPTDVPPLLGAPIDHVMATEQWLPTGFRVVTELDDAGSDHRPVVAQLSRTGA, via the coding sequence ATGATCCGTCGTCTCGTCGCCCTCGTCTTCGTCCTCGCCGTCGCCGCCGTGCTGGTGGCCGCCCTCTGGCCCCAGGCCGTCGGGCTGCAGCGCGTCTTCCCGGTCGCTCAGGTCGTGTCGTTCCGCCTCGTCGCCGCGGCCGTGGCGATCGTCCTGACGGTGCTGCTGCTCGTGCTCGGCCTGATCGCCCGACCGATCCGGTCGTTGACGGCGAGTGCGGCCGTGCTGCTGCTCGTCTTCGGCGTCCTCTCGGCCGGCGTCGTGACGGCTCGAGGCCTCGGCCGCACCGACTTCGTCGAGAAGACGCCCACCGACGTCACCGTCCTGTCGTGGAACACGCTCGGCGCGGCGACCGGGGCCGACGCCGTGGTCGCCCTCGCGACCGAGGTCGGCGCCGACGTGATCGCCCTCCCCGAGACCCGACAGGAGGTCGGCGTCGCCGTCGCCGAGGCCATGGCCGCCGCCGGCAAGCCCATGTGGGTGCACACGGTGGCCTACGACCAGATCGCGAGCGGCCGCTCGACGACCCTGCTGATCAGCGCCGCGCTCGGCGACTACCAGGTCGCGGTCGGAGACGACGGCACCACCGACGCGCGCACGACACCCGTGCTCCCGACGGTCGTCGCGACGCCCGTGTCGGGCGAGGGTCCCACGATCGTCGCCGCCCACCCCGTGTCGCCGACGCCCGATCACATGGGGCAGTGGCGCGCCGGCCTCGGGTACCTCGCCGACGTCTGCCGGTCGGGCGACGTCATCATGGCGGGCGACTTCAACGCCACGCTCGACCACATGGCCGGGCTCGGTTCCGACGGCGGGGCCCTCGGCGCCTGCCGTGACGCCGCCGAGGCGACCGCCAACGCCGGGGTCGGCACCTGGCCGACCGACGTCCCTCCCCTCCTCGGCGCCCCGATCGACCACGTCATGGCGACCGAGCAGTGGCTGCCGACCGGCTTCCGGGTCGTGACCGAGCTCGACGACGCCGGCAGCGACCACCGTCCGGTCGTCGCCCAGCTCAGTCGCACGGGGGCCTGA
- a CDS encoding aminopeptidase P family protein codes for MADQKAPRATTNRSTTPGSDTFKDYISSQWADRPDVLPEPREQAPFAADRRARLSALHPGTRLVVPAGSSKVRSNDCDYPFRAHSAFSHLTGWGSDTVPGSVLVLEPTADGHDATLYLRASAGRDSDEFYANPEIGEFWIGPRPSLTQVAADLGLATRDLADFEAVVSTVDAETLVVREADPDLTRRVDAVVEAAAEQSPASAAGDVTPDDDGTPGRATSAHLARDLSELRLVKDAYEVAQMRQAVTVTGKGFTDVIADFDDIVAHPRGERLVEGTFNRRARADGNTVGYDTIAASGDHACVLHWTRNDGVVRDGDLILIDAGIELDSLYTADITRTLPVSGRFTDVQRLVYEAVLEAADAAFAIVRPGIAFREIHATAMKVIAERTAEWGFLPVSADESLKPDHQYHRRYMVHGTSHHLGIDVHDCAAARRDLYLDGVLEPGMVFTIEPGLYFQPDDLTVPEEFRGIGVRIEDDILVTADGAENLSVGIPRTVADVEAWISRD; via the coding sequence ATGGCAGATCAGAAGGCGCCGCGCGCGACCACCAACCGCTCCACCACCCCCGGGTCGGACACGTTCAAGGACTACATCTCGTCGCAGTGGGCCGACCGCCCGGACGTCCTGCCCGAGCCGCGTGAGCAGGCGCCGTTCGCCGCCGACCGCCGCGCACGACTGTCCGCGCTGCACCCGGGCACCCGCCTGGTCGTGCCGGCCGGCTCCTCGAAGGTCCGCTCGAACGACTGCGACTACCCCTTCCGCGCGCACTCGGCGTTCTCGCACCTGACGGGCTGGGGTTCCGACACCGTGCCCGGTTCGGTGCTCGTGCTCGAGCCCACGGCCGACGGTCACGACGCCACCCTGTACCTTCGCGCGAGCGCCGGACGCGACTCGGACGAGTTCTACGCCAACCCCGAGATCGGCGAGTTCTGGATCGGGCCACGCCCCTCGTTGACGCAGGTCGCCGCCGACCTGGGTCTCGCCACGCGTGACCTGGCCGACTTCGAGGCCGTGGTCAGCACGGTCGACGCCGAGACCCTCGTCGTCCGCGAAGCCGACCCCGACCTGACCCGTCGTGTCGATGCCGTCGTCGAGGCCGCAGCCGAGCAGTCCCCCGCCTCGGCGGCGGGCGACGTGACCCCCGACGACGACGGCACCCCCGGGCGGGCGACCTCGGCCCACCTCGCCCGCGACCTGAGCGAGCTGCGGCTCGTCAAGGACGCGTACGAGGTCGCCCAGATGCGCCAGGCGGTGACGGTGACGGGCAAGGGCTTCACCGACGTGATCGCCGACTTCGACGACATCGTCGCGCACCCGCGCGGCGAACGCCTCGTCGAGGGCACCTTCAACCGTCGCGCCCGCGCCGACGGCAACACGGTCGGCTACGACACGATCGCCGCGTCCGGCGACCACGCCTGCGTCCTGCACTGGACCCGCAACGACGGCGTCGTGCGCGACGGCGACCTCATCCTGATCGACGCCGGCATCGAGCTCGACAGCCTCTACACGGCCGACATCACCCGCACGCTGCCCGTCTCGGGCCGGTTCACCGACGTGCAGCGCCTGGTCTACGAGGCCGTGCTCGAGGCGGCCGACGCGGCGTTCGCGATCGTGCGCCCGGGCATCGCGTTCCGCGAGATCCACGCGACGGCCATGAAGGTCATCGCCGAGCGCACGGCCGAATGGGGCTTCCTGCCGGTCTCCGCCGACGAGTCGCTGAAGCCCGACCACCAGTACCACCGCCGCTACATGGTGCACGGCACGAGCCACCACCTCGGCATCGACGTGCACGACTGCGCCGCCGCCCGCCGCGACCTCTACCTCGACGGCGTGCTCGAGCCCGGCATGGTGTTCACGATCGAGCCCGGCCTGTACTTCCAGCCCGACGACCTCACCGTCCCGGAAGAGTTCCGCGGCATCGGCGTCCGCATCGAGGACGACATCCTCGTGACCGCCGACGGTGCCGAGAACCTGTCGGTCGGCATCCCCCGCACGGTCGCCGACGTCGAGGCGTGGATCTCGCGCGACTGA
- a CDS encoding copper resistance CopC family protein, with protein sequence MTAARLRAPRLLGVLAIAGLGAATGVLALVPAGPAAAHDYVVSSTPAAGSTVDSSPATVSITFNDVILDLSGTGSSNVLEVTDAAGLHYEDGCSTTSGPTLATGVALGAPGAYTMTYQAVSADGHTVSDAVPFTYAPAAGTAEGDGSPTRPSCGSAGGAGGDSGASSGDETAAASPSASTEPEMTTMATPGDDTVATPSAASESGSVNAGLVIGIAVAIVVLAAAGVVVAIVTGRRRDGTPAEAEVDDPSAPVGDESSDGR encoded by the coding sequence GTGACGGCCGCGCGCCTGCGGGCACCGCGCCTCCTCGGCGTCCTCGCGATCGCCGGCCTCGGCGCCGCGACCGGCGTCCTCGCCCTCGTGCCGGCGGGCCCGGCCGCGGCGCACGACTACGTCGTGAGCAGCACGCCCGCCGCCGGCTCGACCGTCGACTCGTCCCCGGCGACCGTGTCGATCACGTTCAACGACGTGATCCTCGACCTCTCGGGGACGGGCAGCTCGAACGTGCTCGAGGTGACCGACGCCGCAGGCCTGCACTACGAGGACGGCTGCTCGACCACCTCGGGGCCGACCCTCGCGACCGGTGTCGCGCTCGGGGCGCCCGGTGCCTACACGATGACCTACCAGGCGGTCTCGGCGGACGGTCACACCGTGTCGGACGCCGTCCCGTTCACCTACGCACCCGCCGCGGGCACCGCCGAGGGGGACGGCTCGCCGACCCGTCCGAGCTGCGGCAGCGCAGGAGGCGCGGGGGGCGACTCCGGCGCCTCCTCCGGCGACGAGACCGCTGCGGCCTCGCCCTCGGCGTCGACCGAGCCCGAGATGACGACCATGGCGACCCCGGGTGACGACACCGTGGCGACGCCGTCGGCAGCGTCCGAGTCGGGCTCGGTGAACGCCGGTCTCGTCATCGGCATCGCCGTCGCGATCGTCGTGCTGGCCGCCGCCGGTGTGGTCGTGGCGATCGTCACGGGTCGGCGACGGGACGGGACGCCGGCCGAGGCCGAGGTCGACGACCCGTCGGCCCCGGTCGGCGACGAGTCGTCCGACGGGCGATGA
- a CDS encoding YcnI family copper-binding membrane protein — translation MNRTTVPASLTTRRPRSSAVVARSAAALGAAALLALAAPLAASAHVHVEPGQAEAGSYETLTFKVPNESATAGTVGLVVDLPTDTPFTSVSYQPLPGWTTEVTTSTLPEPVELDGTTITEAPTQVTWTAEGDTQIAPGQFQEFVISAGAVPDTGSIALPAHQRYSDGTVVDWADATPASGEEPEHPAPTLYVNDAPPADEHAGHEMDDDTTTAGLSTSGDSASGSGDGAVGPLAIGLGIGGLALGALALVVSVVALTRRPRATASGASTSGRVDA, via the coding sequence ATGAACCGCACCACCGTCCCCGCATCCCTCACGACCCGCCGTCCCCGGTCGTCCGCCGTCGTCGCCCGGTCGGCCGCCGCTCTCGGCGCCGCCGCCCTGCTCGCGCTGGCCGCGCCCCTCGCGGCGTCGGCCCACGTCCACGTCGAGCCCGGCCAGGCCGAGGCCGGCTCGTACGAGACGCTGACCTTCAAGGTGCCGAACGAGTCCGCGACCGCCGGCACCGTCGGGCTCGTCGTCGACCTGCCCACCGACACCCCGTTCACCTCGGTGTCGTACCAGCCCCTGCCGGGGTGGACCACCGAGGTCACCACCAGCACGCTGCCCGAGCCGGTCGAGCTCGACGGCACCACGATCACCGAGGCGCCGACCCAGGTGACCTGGACGGCCGAAGGTGACACGCAGATCGCCCCGGGTCAGTTCCAGGAGTTCGTCATCTCGGCCGGTGCGGTGCCCGACACCGGGTCGATCGCCCTTCCTGCCCACCAGCGCTACTCGGACGGCACGGTCGTCGACTGGGCCGACGCGACGCCGGCCTCGGGAGAAGAGCCCGAGCACCCCGCACCGACCCTCTACGTCAACGACGCCCCGCCGGCCGACGAGCACGCCGGGCACGAGATGGACGACGACACGACGACCGCGGGTCTCAGCACCTCCGGCGACTCGGCGTCGGGGTCCGGCGACGGAGCGGTCGGACCGCTCGCGATCGGCCTCGGCATCGGCGGACTCGCCCTCGGCGCCCTGGCGCTCGTCGTCTCGGTCGTGGCACTGACCCGGCGGCCCCGGGCGACGGCGTCCGGTGCCTCGACGAGCGGCCGGGTGGACGCGTGA
- a CDS encoding general stress protein, which translates to MTNPGPVGRRQPMVPTLPRGDVLGTYDTYPEAQRVVDRLSQAEFPIKRLAIIGNDLKTVERVTGRLSYGRAALAGAVTGLWLGVFFGLVMLVFATETATAATVGAAALLGAGFGMLYGIVSFAITRRRRDFTSTHQVLASNYQIVVDPEVSGRAHEILARPETPRR; encoded by the coding sequence ATGACGAACCCGGGCCCCGTGGGGCGACGCCAGCCGATGGTGCCCACCCTGCCGCGGGGCGACGTCCTCGGCACCTACGACACGTATCCCGAGGCCCAGCGCGTGGTCGACCGGTTGTCGCAGGCCGAGTTCCCGATCAAGCGGCTGGCGATCATCGGCAACGACCTCAAGACCGTCGAACGCGTCACCGGTCGGCTGAGCTACGGGCGCGCCGCGCTGGCGGGGGCCGTGACCGGACTCTGGCTCGGGGTCTTCTTCGGGCTCGTCATGCTCGTCTTCGCGACCGAGACGGCGACCGCGGCCACCGTCGGGGCGGCCGCCCTGCTCGGTGCGGGCTTCGGCATGCTCTACGGCATCGTCAGCTTCGCGATCACGCGACGTCGCCGCGACTTCACCTCGACGCACCAGGTGCTCGCGTCGAACTACCAGATCGTGGTCGACCCCGAGGTCTCCGGTCGGGCGCACGAGATCCTCGCCCGTCCCGAGACCCCGCGCCGCTGA
- a CDS encoding magnesium transporter MgtE N-terminal domain-containing protein — protein MSATRVFVARLAGCSVFDPAGDKVGKVRDVLVVYRRTGAPRVVGLVVEVPGKRRVFVGIGRVTSIGSGQIITNGVITLRRFEQRGGETRVIADLLGRRVSFRHGGGHATIEDVAIDEVSEGDWEVGQLFLRKPKTSPSPFVKPPTAFAAWDDVIEEAGPGEAQSAEHLIAAYSDLVPADLANTLLDLTPERRLEVAGELSDDRLADVLEELPEAEQVEIFTGLDDHRAASVLDQMQPDDAADLIAQLPDERTEQLLTLMEPDEADDVRMLLSYDSDTAGGLMTTEPVIVSADATVAEGLALIRRHELAPALGAAVCVVLPPYEPPTGRFLGMVHFQRMLRYPPNERLGTILDQTTEPVRVDATALEVTRVMATYNLVSVPVVDSSHRLVGVVTIDDVLDHVLPDDWRSQDPDQPLTASRPRGRARRPAIGQSTRSDDGPR, from the coding sequence GTGAGTGCAACCAGAGTCTTCGTCGCCCGGCTGGCCGGTTGCTCCGTCTTCGACCCCGCGGGCGACAAGGTCGGCAAGGTGCGCGACGTGCTGGTGGTCTACCGCCGCACCGGGGCGCCCCGCGTGGTGGGGCTCGTGGTCGAGGTCCCCGGCAAACGCCGGGTCTTCGTGGGCATCGGCCGTGTCACGAGCATCGGCTCGGGCCAGATCATCACGAACGGCGTCATCACCCTCCGCCGCTTCGAGCAGCGTGGCGGCGAGACCCGGGTCATCGCCGACCTGCTCGGTCGCCGGGTGTCGTTCCGGCACGGCGGCGGCCACGCCACCATCGAGGACGTGGCGATCGACGAGGTGAGCGAGGGCGACTGGGAGGTCGGCCAGCTCTTCCTGCGCAAGCCCAAGACGTCGCCGTCGCCGTTCGTCAAACCGCCCACCGCGTTCGCGGCCTGGGACGACGTGATCGAAGAGGCCGGGCCGGGCGAGGCGCAGAGCGCCGAGCACCTCATCGCCGCGTACTCCGACCTCGTGCCCGCCGACCTCGCGAACACCCTGCTCGACCTCACGCCCGAGCGGCGGCTCGAGGTCGCCGGCGAACTGTCCGACGACCGCCTCGCCGACGTGCTCGAAGAGTTGCCCGAGGCCGAGCAGGTCGAGATCTTCACGGGCCTCGACGACCACCGCGCGGCGAGCGTCCTCGACCAGATGCAGCCCGACGACGCGGCCGACCTCATCGCCCAGCTGCCCGACGAGCGCACCGAGCAACTCCTGACGTTGATGGAGCCCGACGAGGCCGACGACGTGCGCATGCTGCTCAGCTACGACTCCGACACCGCCGGCGGCCTGATGACGACCGAGCCCGTCATCGTCTCGGCCGATGCGACCGTCGCCGAGGGCCTGGCCCTCATCCGTCGCCACGAGCTGGCTCCCGCGCTCGGCGCGGCCGTCTGCGTCGTCCTGCCGCCCTACGAGCCGCCCACCGGCCGGTTCCTCGGCATGGTGCACTTCCAGCGGATGCTCCGCTACCCGCCGAACGAGCGCCTGGGCACGATCCTCGACCAGACCACCGAACCGGTCCGCGTCGACGCGACGGCCCTCGAGGTCACGCGGGTCATGGCGACCTACAACCTCGTCTCGGTGCCCGTCGTCGACTCGTCGCACCGCCTGGTCGGCGTCGTCACCATCGACGACGTGCT